Genomic segment of Malus domestica chromosome 15, GDT2T_hap1:
gtacgataaacgaacatGATTTGATTATCCTTAGATCCTCATatagaggatccggagaggatcctcattcatttTGGGGGGCTTCACCTGTCCATTTGTTGTAGCAAAGAAAATCACTTATTCATTTGTACACTCATTATTTTTGTGACAAGTGGCACCGCCAAACTTTGATGAATGCATATCTGTTGGCTTGCAATTATCAATGGTAGCTACATGCTCTTGGTGCCTTTCCCTTCTTTCTTTCTATGTTAGCTactcatttaattaactatgtAGTAACATAATATTTAGCCAAAACAATGTTTATAACTTTATGTGGTTAAGAACAATTAGATGATTACACGATTTTTGATAGATTCATTTTTCTAAAGATATTTTACAAGATATGATCAATTTTTATAAAGACGTTTTACATGGTAGATGGTTCCTAACTTCCTATTTTAAAGTTACATTGCATAATGTGAAAAAAcgagaaaaaataaaagaaatgcgTGCAAAGGTAATGTGGCTAGCTTTCTCAACCAATACAAATGATCTTGTAGATCTGAGTTTAACCAAGTTGACTATTGCAGTGTGCTACACCATTTACATTCAAGTTTGAATCTCCTCCTTATAGATTAGATGAATTTAGTATAATAATCTTATCCTTTGTCAAAAAAGAATATTGAAGTGGTGAGTTCAAATTTTCTGCACTCAATTTGTGTATGTGGCTTCTCTGTTGTCTCTATCATTGATTGACACGAGTTATAAACTTAGCCCtccttatttttattattataaacttaacACGTgtcattaataataataatcaacgTCACAAATAAGCCACACGCAAAATGCGTGCATAGATTTGATCTCTGAatggctttttagctaaaatggtccatgagatttgcataactcctcactttaatccttgaaatttgaaatcaatagaattggTTATTGGGTTTGTCTATCATCAATTATTTTGGCCATTCCTTGAAAAATTTCCATTAAATAAGAATATAATGACCAAAATacccttaatttttgtcaaatcattttggcccatTGTTTATTAAGTTGAGGGtatatttgtcattttgatccttatttaacataattttgcacggaatgaccaaaatgtttgatggtgaacaatctcaggaaccacttctattgatttcaaatctcaagaaTCAAATTTATGTATTAtgtaaatttcaaaaatcattttggctaaaaaaaccTATCTCAATTGGTTTTACAACCACCTATTTTCTTTTTGATGAGATGAAGTTGCTTTTAGTTGTAATGATGCCATCCATGAATTCTCATCGAGTAAGTACTAGGAAGCAGAGCTGTAAATATGTTCAATGTACCTCATCTAATAAGTGGTCCGATTCTGACTTGCCCAATTATCCCCTTGCAATTTTCTATGATCCAGATACCAACTCATTTTTGGGGCCCTACTCACAGATATTTTTTATCCCGGAtctacattttttatttttgtctattTTGAACTCATATTTTaaaaggaattttaacgaaaaacgtatggtactgtttattttaataaaaaaattatatttttacactaaaaagtcaattctagtactatttattttaccctttattttatcattattgttaaaactcaaagttttcagactcttttcattagtttttcttattttaaattgtaataaataatacaatcaaattataattgaaataaaatCTTTAGAATAAATCAATGTTTtaaccaataaaaaaattaataaaaattatttgaagatattatttaatgaaaaatcatatttttacactaaaaagtcaatcatggtactatttattttaccctttattttatcattattcttaaaactcaaagttttcaaattcttttcattagtttttctttttttaaattgtaataACTAATACAATCAAAttataattgaaataaaatCTTTAGAATAAATCAATGTTTTAAccaataaaaaattcataaaaattatttgaagatGTTGTCAAGTTTGAACGAGGATCCCAGAGATTCTAAAATTGTATCCGTTTATCGTCTATCCTGCAGTCAGATTTTGTCAGGTActgttcatgtttaattttaaataaaaaaaattaaataatttatgaccaCACGATGTATCATGAACGGATACGATTTGAAAATCtccaggatcctcacaaagagaattcgAAGAGGATTCTCATTCGTCAAGTTTGACAATAATTCTATTGCTACAAATTTATGTCATGTCAAGAATtgacatttttattaaaaaaacgtTATTGTTGATGtggatttttttatatttcttttaaaACTACTCCAAAATATCCCTAAAGAAGGGCCTAGAAAAAAAGAATCAAATTGCAAACTTTGTATTATTTAGTGAGGCAGAACTTTCATAAAAGTGACGGCATTTCTTTATCCCAACACGTCGTTTtctatattttaaatttcagtGATTCCATAGGACCTCACCAAATTCAGATATTTATGTTTATGGAAGGTAATCAACAATGTTACCCCCACATTCATCTCACCGTTCATTTCAAACTTTCAACTTGGTTTTTAATCTGTTAATATTTTCGTATAATGTATTAATTTGCTGTCAACCGtcaaaagaaataaattaataaagagTTACTTTTGGATGTTAAAGTGAAGATAGCTAACAGATGTAAGACCGTATTCAATGGAAAATGTCAAATTATTAGAGTTAAATTAAAATTGATGGTTGATGTGTCATCtgaatttttatgtcaaattttGTGTGTTGTCTAAATGAGTTGTTACATATTAATTTTCTATTAATGTAGAGCTTTAAATGGttatatttgttaaaaaaattgttgaaacaATATTGGTTGCAATGTTAGTGGAATAACAGACACACCATTAAGCTaatcaaaaataaatttgacggTGATGACAAATTTGACTCCTAAATACAAAAGCTTTAAATTCAGTaagcaaataacactttagtttgaagaattttttatgtcaaatttGCACAATCATATCTTCACCTAGGATTTAATATCTCTTTTAGAGATGCTCTATTAATTTGAAAATGACGGATAAATTGGCACTTTTTTACCCATTAAGAATGCTCGTAACCAAACTAAATGATGACGGAAAAATAGAACATTAATTAAAAcgatgaaaaaataaattttttattattagacCGATCAAAATTAGATATTTACAGTGTTACATCAATAAGATATTAAAGATATAGAAATGAGATAACGATAATATAGTGAAGACTAATTATTTCGAGATTTGAAAAAATGAGAGAAGGCTATGCGTTTGATTGGTCGATAATACGATTAGATTAATATTCGAGAAATAATACGCAAAATATCTTTGACCTCAGAAGCTCAAAACGAAGAAACCAAACAAATATCAAGACGAAAAAGATAGGACCACCGACCGGACCCGAAAGGGAAAGAGCGCGCGCCAAGAGGCGTGTGGGTTGACAGTAAAAAGTGGGGATGCCACGTAATCCAGAAAGATCGAAAACCAAATCGACAAAAGATATTTTGGAGGCCTCCAATAAATATCTGGGCTGCCCCCATCGAACCCGGGAGTGACGTGGCGACGCCATGGCCCCATGACACGTGTAAAAGGCATGACAACTGTACGGTTTCGTTCCCATCACCGCCTCCAAAAGGCCCAAAACCCCCATCGCATTTTAATTCCTCAAACTCTTTCCTCTTTCGTCTCCTTCTCGAATCATCTGAAAATTTTCggaactccaaaaaaaaaattaaaaattaaaaattcttaGATTCTGAGAGGTGGGTGTTCTTGGTAGTTATGGATAATTTCAGTGGGGGAGAGTTGAAGGTTTCTATGCAGACCGGTGAGCGGCTGGGCGGGGTTGCTGCGGCGGCGGAGGACCCTCCTTCCGACGGCTTGGTacatccccttttttttttttttttgctgaaaAATCATTACTTGGATCTTTTTCGGTGTTTCCCATTTCTTAGTTTTGAGAATTACAAATTTTTGCAGGAATAATAAAACCCAGTTAAACTTAAATTTGTTTTAGAAAGTCTTCATCTTTGAGCTGGGATCTAACGGAAATTGCACCCAGATGGGGTTGACTTATTTTATAGATTTTTGTAAATAATTAGAATATAAGATCCTtggtatattattattttttttttcccaatccTTCTTAGGTTCTTATATTAATTGGAAATCTGATATATGTCATGCTACTGCTCATCTGGGTAAATATGAATTGAATgtcaaattttcctttatgataTTTATGCAAGTAATATATTGTCAGTGTATGAAATTGTTTGTGTTAGTTTGAATGTGTTCTGAAGATTTTGTGATGATTGTGTGCAACTGGTATTAGGGTATGGCGGCTCGGACTGAAACTATGTCTACAGAATGGACGGATGAGAAACACAGCATGTACCTCAAATCCATGGAAGCATCATTTGTTAACCAGTTGTATAATTCCATGGATTCGCGTGGTCAGAACTCGCAGAAGGGGAATTCATCGCATCCGAAATTGTCAAGGCAAAAGCAACCCCAGTTTAATTCTCGTGCCCCTTCCGGCCGGGTCTGAACTCAATCTATTACTTTAAATGGATTATGGATTTTCGTGTTGTATTGTATGATTACGGTTAATTCATTGGGAGTTATTTGTTTACTGCAGTTTAAGGTACTAAGAGGCGGTTGCTGGCAGAAAATCAATTTTGTAAGAGCTGAGGCTGAagcaagggcagatgaagatcttCTGGCGAATCCGTGGTTCCTGCACTTTAGATCTGCCGGCAAGCCCAAAGATTTTGAATCTCCCATTGTCCAAGAACTGGATGCATCACTATGTGAAGAAGTCGAAGTCGATTCAAGTAGGAAGAAGGAAATGACGGGTGCACCAGCTACATGCTCGAAGCAGTTTCATGCATCTCACTCTCAGTTGCGCCATCaggatatggttggaagcaacACAGGTGCTCTCAGCTACACTTTGGTGTGTTTGCTGGAAGATTTTTGCCTAACTGTGTCTCGCATTGATTTTCTGCTCTGgtggtattgattttatgtctTTTGCTGTGCATGTCTTGCGTTCCATGCTATGCATTTACTCGATGATCCTTACACAGAAGAAACAAATAGTTCCACCTACCATAGTTTTTGACCGAATGGAGATTCAAAACCTTAAATTGATTAGTGAAATATGGTGCCTCATTCATTCAGTCTTGAATTTTTATCTTTTAAGATTTGAACTCAGTTATAGTCATTGTGAAGTAGTTGCGATTTAGATGGCCCGAACATAGAAATGTAGAATAATGGAAATATGGTTGGACATCTTTCATGCGTTTTGCAGACAAGATTCAGTTTCAGCGTCGCAAAGTAACGATAAATGTTAGTCCATTAAGGCCGAATGGATCATAATTTGTACTCTCTCTGTACAATTGTCTGAAACTAGAGTTCTATCTATATCTTATACATCCCAAAAAGTATTGAcccatattttatttattcttgCAGAGGTCTCGGATCAGAATTTTGTCGATGAAGATATTAAAGAAAAAGCAGTTGGTTCATGTGATGGTAAGAGGATGAAAACTCTTATACTTAATACCTCAAGTAACGATCAGGTAATGTCTTCAATGCATTATGCTACTACCATACGATCATATCATGTGGGGATGGAGTCCTAAAATTGTTGTTCTCTTTCTGCAACTTTAGGTTGTTCCACTCCGCAAGCCTGCCGGTACCTGACGATGTAACTAAGAATAGTATACTATTGCTACAGCTAGAGGAAAGGAGACCGTGTAAGAGAAAATGGATGCATTGGACGATTATTCTGTAACCTACGAAATTATGGATGGATATTGGAGACTGCAGATGGTCGCTAGACACCGAGTTTAAAGTGCTGTTGCCTGCACGCATACTTTAGTGTGTATGTCAATGGGAGAGGTGGAGAGGTAGATAAAATTCAATCAAGGCATTTGTTCATATGTTTTGAACATGAGTACAAGTGACATCGGAACAGCAGGAGTAGGAATCGGGTGCCAGAATGTGCTGTTATTATGCCTGTATAGATTTGGTTCGTCTCATTAGTCATTGTTCTTGGTACCATTGCCGATTACCTAGTACTGTATTGATTGAATGTTGTATCTCATTTTTTTTCGGGCAAGGCGGAAACCGGCAGTTCAGACAGGTTATTGTCTACTGCGGCCGGGCCTTGTGCGCTGCAATGACTGTTGAACCAAGCCTGAAATAAAGTAAAAGCAACCCTTTAGGAAGTATTTGTTAAATTTTCTGTGGCTAACTATTTGTTGTAAGTTGTGAGTGTCAAAGAACATGTGCTCACTGTTTCTTGATATACAGTTAACTTGGTCAATCTGAGTTAATGGTTGAGAAAATTATGGAGCCTTATCTGGTTAGGTTTAGGAATCCTAATTTAGTGTAATTAATCATGAAAACCTTAATTAGTTGACAAAAAATTCGTTACCATCTAAGACTCTAATGAAATCCTAATTGATTTGGAATATCTCTTTAATCAGTTAATAGGCCGGATTAAAGGGAtgagcgtgtgtgtgtgtgtatatatatatatatatatatatatattaggagGTTCCTGCACTCACAGTATTATCCTATTCTAGTGCAAAATCCTATTTCTGTGCACAAGGACTCTCGGCTGCTGGAGTGTAGAAGTTCCTCCTTGAAAGCCTAGCAGTcatggcttcttcttcctccgcttTGGAAgataagtttatttccctttaattgtttgattggtttattGTAGTTATATTTATTATATCTGTGATCCTAGTAACTTGTTGATTTTCATATTAcatcttacatgtggtatcagagcaacTCAACTTGTCTAGGATTCAGAAGTTCCACGATCATATGGTTCGTTTTGAATATATTGAAATTATTTCTGCATGTACTGTACTTTGTTCCTTGTCTGCAGATACAAATCTGTTAGGGAATTTGCAAAGCTTGGGGTTTGGATTATAGGTATCTGTTTGAACTTTGAACAAATTTTGACAAACTGAAGGCATAATTAGTTTGTGTTTTAGTTAAATGTCTTATACTTATCGATCCTGAGGCTTCCGCTTATTTTTAGagtatttttataattacttttCTGACTTCATGACTCTCATGTAATTatcaaaatggttttgttttgctttcatGGGAAGACGTGAAAATGAGTTTTCTTAGCCATGTCGTGATATTAAGAAGAAAATCAGATTGCTTTGTTTATAGCTATACTTATTTGATgaaagctatatatatatatatatatatatatatatatatatatatatatatatatatatatatatatatataattttgcaTTGAATTTTGATCTTCGTCTGGTTAATTTGATAATTTCTTCTTAATTTGTTGTGACCTTAATTAATATGTGAGTATATTATCAATTTCTGGAGTTTGGAGGCTTGTCACAATTTGCATCTAAATAGtttgatttaattattttaatatgattaatatCAAGATTGACTTGGATGGCATTGTTGTAGCTGCTGGGCAATGTTTAGGGTTCCTTGTTTTGGAATCCTATTTACAATAATAATTACTATGGCTTCTCATGgtgtttcaaatttttatctCACACACTGGTCATCGGCAAGCCGTTCTTTAGTGACTACTCACGTTGTCAATGGtcaagtttaaaattttggtcattttccGAGTCTTTCGGCGAGAATCACTTGCCATTAGGAAACATGGGTATGATTTAATTGAATTATGCTTTTGAATAAATTACATGATATCGATTATATTCAAACTCTTATATATAAATCCTTCTACGGATTAATATGGAATTTTGTTATGAGTTCGTGAGGTTTGTCTTCTTGTTTTCCCTCTTTTCTGTGTATACATGGAACCTCTCAAATAATCCTATCGTTATGTGTTTCTGGGATTTTCATGCTTCCGCTCACTCTTATTctattatttttcatgaatCTATTACCCTTGTATTAAAGAGAAGAATTGAAGTGGTAGTGTTGAGATTTTTTGCCTATAGTAACTTATATTTTAACTACATCGGCTTATTGATTGCATGATTAAATATTGTAGTTCGGTCCATAATTTTTGGAATAATGAATTAAAAGGACTAGTGTGGCTTTTGCATTGAACTTTGATATGGTTACCAAATTTGGATATTTTGCTGATGTAGACTTTAAGCGAAGTTGTCTTTATAACTAAATCCTTTTCTTTTATGGTGAAAAGGGATGCCTTGTTTGTAGTAATCACCAAAAGAATGAatatttgttacctatttgcATTTTGTGTCGCAAATATATAGTGAATGGTCATTCTTTAGCCAAATTCTCATCAATGCATATGTATCTCATTTTATTGTGATCTGATTAGAAGATTTTGTAAATTTCATTCACCGTTCCAGAacaataatttgataaattttcctatctccaattttgatgaaattatgTCATGTTATGTTATATAATGAATTCTATACATGCAAAAATTTTCATGTCTTTTGGACAAGAAATGGATTTATGGTAAATTTTTAAGTGTGTTTGTaatattattttgatatatttatgtaattgataaattcatgaaattttagtatgatatacattgagatatttattttaaatctgGAAATTTTGACGAGCATTGGTTTGCAAATGAAttattggtgtttttttttttatgtcggGACTGTCCTGCAGAATTTACGCAGCTTCTGCAGCACATTCcatttcgattttatttttagcCCACTTATAAGATTGAAAAAATTATGGAACTTTTGGTGACAATAAATGTATATGTCTACTTCATTTCTGGAAACTCTCATGCATGTTGGAGACAAATTGAATTTCTGGTGATTTATTTAGTCCCCGGTATGTACTGTAGAATTTTGCCGTTTCTGCAGCACATccaatttctaattttcttttagtACACTTGTAATGtctcaaaaattatgaaattttgggaATTAACAGCTTTGTATGTTTACTTTATGTCTgaaaattttcatgcatatcggaTGAACAATGAATATTTGGTGATTTTGTAATCTCAGGTCTGTACTGAACCTTTTTCTGCAGTTTCTGCAGCACCTCCATTTTCGAATTCAGTTTTGGCTCgcttataaaattttaataatcatGAAATTTTGCGAAATAGTAGCCTCatacttgaaaattttcatgacaACCTAGCAAGAATTGAGTTTTCAGTGAATATACAAATAATTTAGTATTGCTGAATTTTGGGACTTCAAACAACTGGTTGTGTTATGGGATATTGTTTCACTGATTTGTGCACATCTATTGGCACCAATTTTTAGACAAGTTTATTGTTTCAATATGTCcttattttatgcaaattctCAATACTAATGACTTTTATTAGGCAACACTgattaagttttgatttaaagatgTATTGGTTTATTTTGCTCAAACCAATGTTCTATTTGGTCATCAATTTTGATGTGATGATCATCGCCTTTTGAGACCAAAATTGGAAAGTGGCATCAGTTTACTAAttgatcattttggtctttatcGAATAACTGAATAACCATGTTTTCTCTTTCGAGAACTCTATTGTTCAATGTCAACAACGACATACTTTTGTGTCTAgttgaatcttttgagaatcattgaatatccaacaaaacggttatttaatattgttctaaaggattattttgaaaaatcaaaattctaatttatatggtGAATACTTTTGTCCCAATGGGAATTTCAAGAAATCACTTACCAattataaattagtattatagCAAATCATAAAGTACTTCTAACATATTTTCATCTGGCCAAAACTGTTGAAGCTAtatgtattttgtgtattttatgttttcgCTAGCTATGCATgtattttctttgcatgattagtttctgcccaaaggtgtaacaatcatgcaatttgtATTTGGTTTGATCCTCCACAACTTGACTACTTTCATGATTAATCTTGCGGAATCGAGAATGAGTAGGTAAATTTGCCAATCTTTTGCCTTAATTTTCTCTGAGTtctaaattggattaaaattattgttGAAAAATTGATGTTATTGAGATAtctaagtgtttgttttaatcaactttgttttagaattaaaatataaattttgagtttggatCCTCTTATTAGGttacattttaatttatgaCCTAATCTTTAACACATATGTGAGTCTTCTCtcatacactaaaataaaataaaatttgtagtcATTGCTAAGTTTTTGTTTatgaaaccttttttttttttaattctaaccTACTTAAAAAAAACTATGTATTTGATCTTTATTAATTCAAATAGCctatattttgttatatgaaaatCATTTTCTCTAGTGTTTAAActtgcaattttgagtgtttgcccaagtgggagaaataatgtattatgggcttcacactcatcaATTTTGCATGCTTTTAATGGTCATAGTTTTGGTAGATAAAATATACATTATCAtacttgtttatattttatttgttatatatGCAACTAATCTTGCAAGAAACTCAATAATGGTTAATGAGTAtattctgctcaaaagtgttttgctTATTAATTCTTGTTTGTTGGTAACTTGTGATTTATATATTATTGATGGATAATTAATCTActcaaaagtgttttcttaTTTAGTCCAACTATAAATCAGTGAACGGTTAAACACGAAATTGACAAGATTGTATAACttcatctgctcaaaagtgttgaaaCTATATACGTTTGcccttgtattttatgttttagctgTGAAAACCTAATATAATCAAATTTTGTCCAAAGATGATTATGGAATTATATGTTTTTGTTGGAATCAGAAAACGTTATGTTAAAGTTTTCTGTTTCTGTCAAATTTTAGATGAATAAAACTGACCATATGATTTTGTATATCTTTTTAGCCACTCACTTCCTCGCAATATCTGACATAGAGATATAGTCAGAAAAATTAGTAGTTGATGTTGAATTTTCTATACTTTTAAAACTTGATTAATGTTTGATCAGTGTGAGCTTTTAAGAGATGTGTGCATTTATGAGATTTTTTACTCTTTTAATCAGTGGGAGTTTAAGATTGCTTTTGTATTATTGATTGAAGTGTTAGTGGAAAATTGGTTTAGTAGTAAAATTTTATTCATAAATCTTGATAAGAGAATAATTTTGTAAGAGTATATTGTACTTGCATCTTctcttatttttatgttttaattgatAGAAAATATGAGCCATGCTTGCATAAGGCTTAGGTCAGGAGTTGATCTTTTGCTTATCAACCTGAATTTAACGAATGATGTCAAGCAACATTGTGCTCGTAATTTGATATTCGTGGTAATAGAGTAAACATGTAGAAGCAATTACATGTTATTTTCTATAATCCAATATTTATACTACTAGTGACAAGTTGTTAAAGGTATAGTTGCAAATTTTGTGGGACTCGGTGATCACCTACCACTTAGACAAATAAGGATCATGTTCTTGGacactcaagtgggagaatgtaagttgTGAGTGTCAAAGAACATGTGCTCACTATTTCTTGACATACAGGTAACTTGGTCAATCCGAGTTAATAGTTGAGAAAATTATGGAGCCTTATTTGGTTAGGTTTAGGAGTCCTTATTTAGTGCAATTAATCATGAAAACCTTAATTAGTTGACAAAGAATTCGTTACCATCTAGGACTCTAATGAAGTCCTAATTGATTTGGAATATCCCTTTAATAAGTTAATAGGCCGGATTAAAGGGATGagagtgtgtgtatatatatatatatacatatatatatatatatatatatattaagaggTCCCTACTCACAATATTATCCTATTCTAGTGCAAAACCCTATTTATGTGCACAAGGACTCTCGGCTACTAGAGTGTAGAAGTTCCTCCTTGAAACCCTAGCGTCATGgattcttcttcctccgcttTGGAAGATAAGTTTATTTCCCCttaattgtttgattggtttattataGTTATATTTGTTATATCTGTGATCCTAGTAACTTATTGATTTTCATATTACATTTTACGTTCCTTGAAAGTCTGGGATTGCGATGAAAACAAGGTAGACGCCAtcttttgaattgttaatcgcTAGTAATACAAATTGGTGACATCACGTGATAAATATCTAATAGAGAGTGGTTCCATTGAGATAATATATGGGGTGCAAGAGAGTTTTTCTCTGCTAGCGGTCGACTGATTCTACCTCTCTGTTAAGAGAGTTTTTCTCCGCTAGCGGTCCACCAACTCTACCTCCTTGTAAGCCGTCTGTCGATATCGATAAAGTTGATGATTCCAACTACTTCGGGTTCCACAGGTGATAGTTAGGGTTTCTGGTTTCGAACATTATATGGGTAGTGTAATTTAAATTGAGGTGAGACATTCAATTGTGAACTCAAAATTGCGAAAAGTAGGACTTAAAGTTTAAACGTGGTAAGAAATTGGTGATGTCTGTGACTCTGTTGTACTTGTTTTTGAAAGACTTGGTGGAGGCTTGATGGAGGCTGCGTTTTTGGTAGGAATTAGGAAGTTCATGCGTAAGCTGCCCATGTTTTGTATTGAGAGTGGAGTAGGAATGATTACCTACTTTTTGGAGTCACAAAATATGACAAACGATAAACATGCAAGTTCTTTAATCCTGCTATTAATATTGTGTTTACATATTAATTGAATTCATTGTTAAGTTCAAACATAAACTCTATtgtgaaatgtaaaatatattttatatgttttttttaagaGGCTAACTGATAGTTTCATTATGATAGTCCATCATTTTAGGAttcaaaaaaaacttaaaaaccaTTTCAATCTCTATCGTCCGATTCACAACTATCAGAAACCGAACACAAAACGTGCCGTACTTGATAGTGCTGGGCTGTGACATTATATCAGTCTCCTTCGACCCCTTCCGTAATTAAAATAGACTAAAATATGGACACGTCAACCTAAAATCC
This window contains:
- the LOC103424683 gene encoding cold-regulated protein 27-like isoform X2; protein product: MDNFSGGELKVSMQTGERLGGVAAAAEDPPSDGLGMAARTETMSTEWTDEKHSMYLKSMEASFVNQLYNSMDSRGQNSQKGNSSHPKLSRQKQPQFNSRAPSGRFKVLRGGCWQKINFVRAEAEARADEDLLANPWFLHFRSAGKPKDFESPIVQELDASLCEEVEVDSSRKKEMTGAPATCSKQFHASHSQLRHQDMVGSNTGALSYTLRSRIRILSMKILKKKQLVHVMVRG
- the LOC103424683 gene encoding cold-regulated protein 27-like isoform X1 codes for the protein MDNFSGGELKVSMQTGERLGGVAAAAEDPPSDGLGMAARTETMSTEWTDEKHSMYLKSMEASFVNQLYNSMDSRGQNSQKGNSSHPKLSRQKQPQFNSRAPSGRFKVLRGGCWQKINFVRAEAEARADEDLLANPWFLHFRSAGKPKDFESPIVQELDASLCEEVEVDSSRKKEMTGAPATCSKQFHASHSQLRHQDMVGSNTEVSDQNFVDEDIKEKAVGSCDGKRMKTLILNTSSNDQVVPLRKPAGT